The window aatttgaaatttgattgaAAAGGGAACTTCAAAAACAGGATATACACATGGGTAGTAGGTATTTGCAGTTTTGTTGACTAAAAAGAGAACGAATACAAATAAGCAACATTTTCAGATGGTTATTTTAATTGCCAAGCATGCAGGGAAATTGAGTTCGATGACGATGTCGTCACATAGCttaagtttgattatttttctagTCTTACTTGACAATTCTTTGTTTACTTTACGCTTACATTTACCTTCAATTTTATGATAAGTCCAATACCATTATAGCATGAATACGTATAGttaaactgaaacaaacaaTCAGATCattttatagttttaacttttaacatataattttgtattttggcgttaacattttaattttttttttttttctaattggtgtttatattttttttgtaatgttattTGTGTCGGCGAGAAGTACGGTAAAGATAAAAATCAACGGTCAAGCTTAGTAAAAGTCTACCTAAATCCTaactaaaagaagaaagaaagtcaACAGCTAAATATGTTGACCGTTGAAACAGCAACGTGTGAATACGCCCAAACCAACTTGTAAATTTGGCaaatgatattaataaaaaataatgttatgttTTTGGCAACAAATCAAGAGTGACTGAGAATGAGATAATGAGATATATGAATTTTGACGTGGAATAATACTGGAAAATGGAAAAATTCCAgacagagaaaccaaaaaaaaagaaaaagaaaaaaaaacgagagcAAACGACAGCGTTTAGAgctgtgaatgatgatgtatgtaCAGTGTTGAGAGTGAGTTgggatcaagaagaagaagaggtgttgGTGGAGGTGGGAGTGATGTTACGGTTTCTCATATACGTCAAAAATTGTGTTGGCAATTCAGCTAGGAGCGCTTCTACCACTGACACCTCTCCATctacacacaacaacaaccacattGATCAGAGACCAAAGCGTTTTTTTGAAGCAAGAACAaatcaagaaacacaaaactCACATTGTATGTCTCTTAATGCAACAAACTGGACGATATCGCGCGATGCTATGCGACCGGTCGAGCTCTCTAATTTCTCTCCTTTATCTCCATCTAGTacctacacaacaacaacaatcaacacaTAACCTTGTAAGAATAATCTATCTCAAGATTCTCTAATGATATTAagcataatgtttttttttgttgaagaacCTCCATTTCTTTATAGTCAGCTCCTCCTACTCCAACAATGAGGATTGATAATGGAAGATCCGATGCACTGACGATTGAGTCTCTCGTTTCTTGGAGATCTGTTATTACTCCATCCTATAAAAAAACGTGACATTGTAtgttataaaccaaaaacacacaaGAATCATAGAAGAAAACCACATGTCTTGTTTTCATATATCTAAACTCACTGTGATTATCAGCAAGACATAATATTTCTTTGCACTTTGAGAGAGTGAGTCGCTTGCGATTGTTGCAGCAGCGTTGATCACAGGACCAAATAGAGTAGGCCCTGCAAAAGACACGTTGAAGAGAGCACCGTTGTAGGCATTCATGATACCTTGAATCCCATCTacctgaagaaacaaacaaaccaaaaaaagattaagtaGAGAAATTTTGATACAAAGTTGTTTCGTGTGAGTAAGAATTGTCGCAAGACCTCGCAATAAGTACTGCTTCCGTTGAGGTTAAAGCAATGTGAGACCGGGATGTCGATTGGACGAGCTCCAAAACCCCACGCGGGAAAGCGTTTGTCAGAGTCATAGAACTGTAATACTTCTCCAACTTCAACTATTGCCTGGattagaagaaagaaagattagaCAAAGTCACCAGCTTCTTCAAAGAAACTTGAAAGGATCAAGTCCTTACCCTCTGGTAAGCATTTAACCGCCCTGTAGGATCGATGTAATGCAATGAATCTGGGAGACGAGGATTTCCATTTGAAGCTGATGGAAGAAGGGACAATTGGAATATAAGTTTTAAAGGACATGTATTAGAGAAACTCTGCACTTTTGAGATCATTTTTTTACCTGTGAAATCAATAGCAACCATGAAGTTCAATTCAAATCCCGACGCCAAGTATTCTAGGAATGTATGCTGAACGGTTTCAGTAAACTTGTCCACGAAAAGCTGGCTCTTTAATACCtgaaaaattatggtaaaaTGGTATCAGAATTCTCACATCCTAAGGTGTGTAAAAACGTCTTGTTGTTGAAGGTCCGTACCCTGTCTTCATGTTTATGTCCAACACCAGTAGGTAAGACTAAATTGATTCCTTGGCCAGCCAAATGAAGCTTTTCCAAGTCTGAAAGAGATTTCTGAACTTTTCTGGCAAAACCAAATATGAAACAAGAATCATCTCACCTTAGAAGCAACTCATTTTCCATATCCCAAGAATAGAATGGAAGGAACTAAGATTTTGTGGTTACCCGATCAAATCATGATTGCCATTGCCATTGAAGTCTAAGCACTCTATTACCAGTGGGCTGTCCTGCAAGATTACAGAAGAGAAAATGATACATCTTCCTGGTCAGACAAACTCAGATTTAAGAAACCTCTCTGGTTGATTTACCTTACTCCCCACTTGTTGAACACTTAGAGAGACTGGTTTCCAAAGTGGATTGAGATCATTCTTTAAGACTTCGGTTTTAGAGACCGGGATTGGAGCCCCGTGCTCCACAATCTTAGATATCACCAAAAACGGGTCCTGagtaagaacaacaacaacgttATATTTATATCTGAAGTAAAAGTGTGCTTAATTGGTCGAAGAGTATATTATTAGTAGCTTACACTTTTCGAGAAAGTATCCTttgattccaaattcaacccccTGAACACTATCTCTGTATTGGTCTTAGAAGCTAGAGACTCCTCAGCATGGACAATAAGCTTTCCATTGTTTTGTGGTTGAGTCTGCGCACCAACACCTTCTTTACGCATAAGTTCTAAGGCAACCGTCCTATTTGATTTGGTGACAATCTGCATAGTTAATCAGTACACATAACATCTTAATCAATATTAATCTATAGCAATCTGATACACTAGTCTGTTTCCTCTTCCTTACAAGCTTTGCACTAAAAAAAGTAGTAGAGATGTTAACATACCTCAGACAATGTACATGTTGCCTCACCAAGAAATTGCTGCTCGTCGAACTTAAGCAACTGAAACGAAAAGTTCCCTAATCATAAAATGTAACACTTGTAACTTGATTAAAAAGGGAAGCTGAAAATTTGAAGTTACCTCCTCCTTTGAATTTTGAAACTGAGTGTCAATATCATAGACACGAAACCTGTGCCGCAAAAACGTGTTGTTAAGAAAAGTATATACCTTTTTCCTCAAGGTTTCGATGGATAACCAGAGATTTTGAAGGATCTTAACTTACAGCAATGTTTGCACAATCTCGAACTGATAACCAATGGTAAGATTCTTAATCCATTTAGGGCTCAAAGAATTCAAAACAACTTCAGTACGGAACAATTCAGCAAGTGTTCCATCTCTTCCTTTAGTATAAACAACCACCATTGCATCACTCTGCAATATCAAAGAGTATTATTACTAATAAAGTTTCACACTTTATACATCAAATCACTAAGGTTGTGGATTTTTTCAAGAAgctaacaaaataaagaaacgaaTCCATTCCAGAGAA is drawn from Camelina sativa cultivar DH55 chromosome 8, Cs, whole genome shotgun sequence and contains these coding sequences:
- the LOC104708372 gene encoding protein BONZAI 2, translated to MGSCWSDGSYGGGGGMVSGGGGGTTSSAATPNDAVDHYLKSRGYNGLFSQIELSFSASNLRDRDVISKSDAMVVVYTKGRDGTLAELFRTEVVLNSLSPKWIKNLTIGYQFEIVQTLLFRVYDIDTQFQNSKEELLKFDEQQFLGEATCTLSEIVTKSNRTVALELMRKEGVGAQTQPQNNGKLIVHAEESLASKTNTEIVFRGLNLESKDTFSKSDPFLVISKIVEHGAPIPVSKTEVLKNDLNPLWKPVSLSVQQVGSKDSPLVIECLDFNGNGNHDLIGKVQKSLSDLEKLHLAGQGINLVLPTGVGHKHEDRVLKSQLFVDKFTETVQHTFLEYLASGFELNFMVAIDFTASNGNPRLPDSLHYIDPTGRLNAYQRAIVEVGEVLQFYDSDKRFPAWGFGARPIDIPVSHCFNLNGSSTYCEVDGIQGIMNAYNGALFNVSFAGPTLFGPVINAAATIASDSLSQSAKKYYVLLIITDGVITDLQETRDSIVSASDLPLSILIVGVGGADYKEMEVLDGDKGEKLESSTGRIASRDIVQFVALRDIQYGEVSVVEALLAELPTQFLTYMRNRNITPTSTNTSSSS